The sequence GCATTTTCCCGCACATAAATGATCCTGAGATCGTATAAAATGCTTTTCAACATCGATGCTTCATCGGGCGTCAGGTTGCCGCGCGTCTTTTCTTCCAGCATGGACAGCACATCGATGGTCTGTTTGGCCAGCAGCAGGTTCTTTTCCCGTTTTCCGGTTGCCGGATCGGCGATGATGCCCAGTTGCGTCAGGGCCGCAGAATTGAGCGATACCACAAAAGTCGAAAAC comes from Desulfatirhabdium butyrativorans DSM 18734 and encodes:
- a CDS encoding DUF1844 domain-containing protein, giving the protein MSKPTSPSQDAGFAGALPIITFSTFVVSLNSAALTQLGIIADPATGKREKNLLLAKQTIDVLSMLEEKTRGNLTPDEASMLKSILYDLRIIYVRENA